A window from Pseudomonas moraviensis encodes these proteins:
- a CDS encoding bestrophin family protein, producing MIVRPRPNQFAVLFTLRGSIAKRIAVRTLMLTLLAAVIVLVEILVPRYFAEINATPFTLLGLSLSIFLSFRNNACYDRWYEGRKAWGEVLLRVRAVMRETQGIDDASLRRQLLRNLCGFAHALNARLRTESEAQASADWVSPPIDEAVPDHCGQILHQVGRQFSELETAGVLSPWRYQLLASHLTCLSQAQAVCDRIKNTPLPFPYTLLLHRTIYLFCLLLPFAMAQSLGWLTPLFTAIVSYTFFGFDAIADELEDPFGRDENDLPTDALVRTLERDVLHELGVSPLPPAPQPDDYVLR from the coding sequence ATGATCGTCAGACCGAGACCCAATCAGTTCGCCGTGCTCTTCACCCTCAGAGGTTCGATCGCCAAACGCATTGCCGTGCGCACCTTGATGCTGACGCTGCTGGCGGCGGTGATTGTGCTGGTTGAAATCCTTGTGCCGCGCTACTTCGCCGAGATCAACGCGACACCGTTCACCCTGCTCGGCCTGTCGCTGTCGATTTTCCTCAGCTTTCGCAACAACGCCTGTTACGACCGCTGGTACGAAGGCCGCAAGGCCTGGGGCGAAGTGCTGCTGCGGGTGCGCGCGGTGATGCGCGAAACCCAGGGCATCGACGACGCCAGCCTGCGTCGGCAACTGTTGCGCAATTTGTGCGGGTTTGCCCATGCATTGAACGCCCGGCTACGCACAGAGAGTGAGGCGCAGGCCAGTGCCGACTGGGTCAGCCCGCCGATCGACGAGGCTGTACCGGACCACTGCGGGCAGATCCTGCACCAGGTCGGGCGCCAGTTTTCCGAGCTGGAAACGGCCGGTGTGCTGTCGCCATGGCGTTATCAATTACTGGCCAGTCACCTGACCTGCCTGAGCCAGGCCCAGGCCGTGTGCGACCGGATCAAGAACACGCCGCTGCCCTTCCCTTATACCCTGCTGCTGCACCGCACTATCTACCTGTTCTGCCTTTTGCTGCCCTTCGCCATGGCGCAATCGCTGGGTTGGTTGACGCCGCTGTTCACGGCGATTGTCAGTTACACCTTTTTCGGCTTCGACGCGATTGCCGATGAACTCGAAGACCCGTTCGGGCGTGATGAAAACGACCTGCCGACCGACGCACTGGTGCGTACCCTGGAGCGCGACGTGCTGCACGAACTCGGCGTCTCGCCATTGCCGCCCGCGCCGCAACCGGACGATTACGTGCTGCGCTGA